In the genome of Pseudomonas sp. HS6, one region contains:
- a CDS encoding lactate permease LctP family transporter, which translates to MQTWQQLYSPLGSLGVSALAAVIPIVFFFLALAVFRLKGHVAGSITLALAILVAIFAFQMPVDMAFAAAGYGFAYGLWPIAWIIVAAVFLYKLTVKSGQFEVIRSSVLSITDDQRLQVLLIGFCFGAFLEGAAGFGAPVAITAALLVGLGFNPLYAAGLCLIANTAPVAFGALGIPIIVAGQVTGIDAFKIGAMTGRQLPLLSLFVPFWLVFMMDGLRGVRETWPAALVAGLSFAVTQYFTSNFIGPELPDITSALASLISLTLFLKVWQPKRTAGAQIAGATSNVAVTASAGGFGQQRTTIASPYSLGEIFKAWSPFLILTVLVTIWTLKPFKAMFAAGGSMYAWVFNFAIPHLDQLVIKTAPIVATPTAIPAVFKLDPISATGTAIFFSALISMVILKINFKIGLTTLKETFYELRWPILSIGMVLAFAFVTNYSGMSSTMALVLAATGAAFPFFSPFLGWLGVFLTGSDTSSNALFSSLQATTAHQIGVNDTLLVAANTSGGVTGKMISPQSIAVACAATGLVGKESDLFRFTLKHSLFFATIVGLITLAQAYWFTGMLVH; encoded by the coding sequence ATGCAAACCTGGCAACAGCTTTACAGCCCGCTCGGCAGTCTCGGCGTGTCCGCACTCGCGGCCGTCATCCCCATCGTTTTCTTCTTTCTTGCCCTTGCGGTGTTCCGCCTCAAAGGCCATGTCGCCGGCAGCATCACGCTGGCCCTGGCGATCCTTGTGGCGATCTTTGCGTTCCAGATGCCGGTCGACATGGCGTTCGCCGCCGCAGGCTATGGTTTCGCCTATGGTCTGTGGCCGATTGCCTGGATCATTGTCGCGGCGGTGTTTCTGTACAAACTGACGGTTAAGAGCGGTCAGTTCGAAGTCATCCGCAGCTCGGTCCTGTCGATCACCGATGACCAGCGCTTGCAGGTGCTGCTGATCGGTTTCTGCTTCGGCGCCTTCCTCGAAGGTGCAGCCGGTTTCGGCGCGCCCGTGGCGATTACCGCTGCGCTGCTCGTAGGCCTGGGCTTCAACCCGCTGTACGCCGCCGGTCTGTGCCTGATTGCCAACACCGCACCGGTCGCGTTCGGCGCCTTGGGAATTCCGATCATCGTCGCCGGGCAAGTCACCGGTATCGACGCGTTCAAGATTGGCGCCATGACCGGCCGCCAACTGCCGCTGCTATCGCTGTTCGTGCCGTTCTGGCTGGTGTTCATGATGGACGGCCTGCGCGGCGTGCGTGAAACCTGGCCAGCCGCACTGGTTGCCGGGCTTAGTTTCGCCGTGACCCAGTACTTCACCTCGAATTTCATCGGCCCGGAACTGCCGGATATCACCTCGGCCCTGGCCAGCCTGATCTCGCTGACCCTGTTCCTGAAAGTCTGGCAACCAAAACGCACCGCAGGTGCACAGATCGCCGGTGCGACCTCGAACGTGGCGGTCACCGCCAGCGCCGGCGGTTTCGGCCAGCAACGCACCACCATCGCTTCGCCCTACAGCCTCGGGGAGATTTTCAAGGCCTGGTCACCGTTCCTGATCCTCACCGTGCTGGTCACCATCTGGACCCTCAAACCGTTCAAGGCAATGTTCGCCGCCGGCGGCTCGATGTACGCCTGGGTATTCAACTTCGCGATCCCGCACCTGGATCAACTGGTGATCAAGACTGCACCGATCGTCGCGACGCCGACCGCCATTCCGGCCGTGTTCAAGCTCGACCCGATCTCCGCCACCGGCACGGCGATTTTCTTCTCGGCGCTGATCTCGATGGTCATCCTGAAGATCAATTTCAAAATTGGTCTGACCACTCTGAAAGAAACTTTCTACGAACTGCGCTGGCCAATTCTGTCGATCGGCATGGTGCTGGCGTTCGCCTTCGTGACCAACTATTCCGGCATGTCTTCGACCATGGCCCTGGTGCTGGCAGCGACCGGTGCGGCATTCCCGTTCTTCTCGCCGTTCCTGGGTTGGCTGGGCGTGTTCCTCACCGGTTCCGATACCTCGTCCAACGCGCTGTTCAGTTCGCTGCAAGCGACCACCGCGCATCAGATCGGGGTCAACGACACCTTGCTTGTGGCGGCCAATACCAGCGGCGGCGTGACCGGCAAAATGATTTCGCCACAATCGATCGCAGTGGCCTGCGCCGCGACCGGGCTGGTGGGCAAGGAATCCGATCTGTTCCGCTTCACCCTCAAGCACAGCCTATTCTTTGCAACGATTGTCGGCCTGATCACCCTGGCTCAGGCCTACTGGTTCACCGGCATGCTGGTGCATTAA
- the smpB gene encoding SsrA-binding protein SmpB: MAKQKKHPTGTIAQNKKARHDYFIEHKFEAGLVLAGWEVKSLRASKLQLVDSYVLLKDGEAWLLGSHITPLMTASTHVIADPVRTRKLLLNRRELEKLAAAVQQKGYACVCLSWYWSKHMVKCEIALGKGKKEYDKRDTERERDAGRELQRAVRNKGKED; the protein is encoded by the coding sequence ATGGCTAAACAGAAGAAACACCCAACAGGGACCATCGCGCAGAACAAAAAGGCGCGACACGATTACTTCATCGAGCACAAGTTCGAGGCTGGTCTGGTCCTGGCCGGCTGGGAAGTAAAAAGTCTGCGGGCAAGCAAGCTGCAACTGGTCGACAGTTACGTCCTGCTCAAGGATGGCGAAGCCTGGCTGCTTGGCAGCCACATCACGCCGCTGATGACCGCCAGCACCCACGTCATCGCTGACCCGGTCCGCACCCGGAAGCTGCTGCTCAACCGGCGCGAGCTGGAGAAGCTGGCCGCCGCCGTGCAGCAGAAGGGTTATGCCTGCGTATGCCTGTCCTGGTACTGGAGCAAGCACATGGTCAAGTGCGAGATCGCTCTGGGCAAGGGCAAGAAGGAATACGACAAGCGTGATACCGAGCGCGAACGCGATGCCGGGCGCGAGTTGCAGCGTGCGGTGCGCAACAAGGGCAAGGAAGACTGA
- a CDS encoding lactate utilization protein C has protein sequence MSAKQNILGKLRNSLTGTTPIADNFDVDLVTQPYTYSAEQRIPQLRKLMEAVHTEIHLTSADGWPALLAQLLRDRQLPSLLIAPTTPHGQRITQHWANNPDLPALKSYDRPMEEWKAELFNDTPASLTGTLGAIAATGSLILWPTREEPRLMSLVPPVHFALLKASQIRDNFYQVQQEFEWAQGMPTNALLVSGPSKTADIEQVLAYGAHGPKDLVVLILEDQ, from the coding sequence ATGAGCGCCAAGCAAAACATCCTCGGCAAGTTACGGAACAGTCTGACCGGCACCACACCGATTGCCGACAACTTCGATGTCGATCTGGTGACTCAGCCCTACACCTACAGCGCCGAACAACGCATTCCGCAACTGCGCAAACTGATGGAAGCGGTGCACACCGAGATCCATCTGACTTCCGCTGATGGATGGCCGGCACTGCTGGCGCAACTGCTGCGCGACCGTCAGTTGCCAAGCCTGCTAATCGCACCGACTACGCCTCATGGGCAGCGCATCACACAGCACTGGGCGAACAATCCTGATCTGCCGGCGCTGAAATCCTACGACCGGCCGATGGAAGAGTGGAAAGCCGAGCTGTTCAACGACACCCCGGCCAGCCTCACCGGCACCCTCGGTGCCATTGCCGCCACCGGCAGCCTGATTCTTTGGCCGACCCGCGAAGAACCACGGTTGATGAGCCTCGTACCACCGGTGCATTTCGCCCTGCTCAAGGCCAGTCAGATCCGCGACAACTTCTATCAAGTGCAACAGGAATTCGAGTGGGCGCAAGGCATGCCGACCAACGCCTTGCTGGTGTCCGGCCCGTCGAAAACCGCCGACATCGAACAAGTGCTGGCCTACGGCGCCCACGGCCCGAAAGACCTGGTGGTGTTGATCCTGGAGGACCAATGA
- a CDS encoding sodium-dependent transporter: MSTDKVSVHGSWASRWVFIFAATGSAVGLGSIWKFPYMVGVYGGGAFVLMFLACIALIGIPVMLAETLIGRRARLSPANALKVLAIEAGHSGKWSWGAFAGMITALLILSFYSVVGGWSLDYIIDMGRGDFQGATADQVGAYFGNVIADPWRITLWHTVFMLLSAVVIAKGVVAGLERSLRIMMPLLFVMVLVLLGYSMTTGHFMEGVHFMFDFHPEKVLDGLLPAMGHAFFSLSVGVGSIMIYGAYMTKEASLSGTVVGVALLDTFVSLVAGLALFPIVFAGGLNPSEGPGLMFVSLPFAFGNVLFGQLMGVVFFVLVAIAAWSSAISLLEPMVAYLVERTKISRAWVTFWLAFTCWFVGLGTVFSFNIWKEAKFFVNEGGMFHLYQWGAAGGLDFFGVIDFFTSRIMLPLGGLCFVLFAGWVMGRDAVRDELSIRSPALFALSLFLMRYVAPIGILVVFATQLWK, encoded by the coding sequence ATGTCGACAGACAAGGTTTCTGTCCACGGCAGTTGGGCTAGCCGCTGGGTTTTCATATTCGCCGCGACCGGTTCGGCCGTGGGATTGGGCAGCATCTGGAAGTTCCCCTACATGGTCGGGGTCTACGGTGGCGGCGCCTTCGTGCTGATGTTTCTGGCCTGCATCGCGCTGATCGGCATTCCGGTGATGCTCGCGGAAACCCTGATTGGCCGGCGTGCTCGATTGAGCCCGGCCAACGCCCTCAAGGTGCTGGCAATCGAAGCCGGGCATTCGGGCAAGTGGTCGTGGGGCGCGTTCGCCGGGATGATCACGGCGTTGCTGATCCTGTCTTTCTATAGTGTCGTCGGCGGTTGGTCGCTGGATTACATCATTGATATGGGGCGCGGGGACTTCCAGGGCGCGACGGCCGATCAGGTCGGTGCCTATTTCGGTAATGTCATCGCCGACCCTTGGCGCATCACGCTGTGGCACACGGTATTCATGCTGCTGTCCGCCGTGGTGATCGCCAAAGGCGTGGTCGCCGGGCTTGAGCGCAGTCTGCGGATCATGATGCCGCTGTTGTTTGTGATGGTCCTCGTCCTGCTGGGCTACAGCATGACCACCGGGCATTTCATGGAAGGCGTGCATTTCATGTTCGACTTCCATCCGGAAAAAGTCCTCGACGGCTTGTTGCCGGCCATGGGCCACGCGTTCTTTTCCCTGAGCGTGGGCGTGGGCTCGATCATGATCTACGGCGCTTACATGACGAAGGAAGCCTCGCTGTCCGGCACCGTTGTGGGTGTGGCGCTGCTCGATACCTTCGTTTCGCTGGTGGCCGGTCTGGCCTTGTTTCCGATTGTGTTCGCTGGCGGTTTGAACCCGAGCGAAGGCCCGGGGCTGATGTTCGTCAGCCTGCCATTTGCTTTCGGTAACGTGCTGTTCGGCCAGTTGATGGGCGTGGTGTTCTTCGTACTGGTAGCTATCGCTGCCTGGAGTTCGGCGATTTCCCTGCTGGAGCCAATGGTCGCCTATCTGGTCGAGCGGACTAAAATCAGTCGTGCTTGGGTGACATTCTGGTTGGCGTTCACCTGCTGGTTTGTCGGCTTGGGCACGGTGTTTTCCTTCAATATCTGGAAGGAAGCGAAATTTTTCGTGAACGAAGGCGGGATGTTCCATCTCTACCAATGGGGTGCCGCAGGCGGTCTGGACTTCTTTGGTGTGATCGACTTCTTCACCTCGCGGATCATGCTGCCGCTCGGCGGGCTGTGCTTTGTGCTGTTTGCCGGATGGGTGATGGGGCGAGACGCAGTGCGCGACGAATTGTCGATTCGCAGCCCCGCGCTGTTCGCCTTGTCTCTGTTCTTGATGCGCTATGTGGCGCCCATCGGCATTCTTGTAGTGTTTGCCACCCAGCTCTGGAAGTGA
- the rimJ gene encoding ribosomal protein S5-alanine N-acetyltransferase, whose protein sequence is MSLLTLPCQRLTLAVLDPDQAPLESDFYQRNLRHLAPWSPIRTTDYFSTEQIRRRLEIQASAFDAGLAVHMALLTPDGQQMIGACNFSGIIRGAFQACYLGYHIDAAHQGQGLMQEALESAIAYMFETQNLHRIMANYIPGNERSARLLERLGFDKEGYAKAYLNIAGRWQDHVLTALVNPGVEAPDQRWSRRLA, encoded by the coding sequence ATGTCGCTGTTGACCCTGCCCTGCCAACGCCTGACGCTCGCGGTGCTCGACCCGGATCAGGCGCCTCTGGAAAGCGATTTCTATCAACGCAACCTGCGCCATCTCGCCCCGTGGTCACCGATTCGTACCACCGATTATTTCTCCACCGAACAGATCCGCCGACGCCTTGAAATACAGGCCAGCGCTTTCGATGCCGGGCTGGCGGTGCATATGGCTTTGCTGACCCCAGACGGTCAGCAGATGATCGGCGCCTGCAATTTCAGCGGGATCATCCGCGGCGCGTTCCAGGCGTGTTATCTGGGTTATCACATCGATGCAGCCCATCAGGGTCAGGGTCTGATGCAGGAAGCGCTGGAATCCGCCATCGCCTACATGTTCGAGACCCAGAACCTGCACCGGATCATGGCCAACTACATTCCCGGCAATGAACGCAGTGCGCGGCTGCTTGAGCGCCTTGGGTTCGATAAAGAAGGCTACGCAAAGGCCTACCTGAACATTGCCGGGCGCTGGCAGGATCATGTGCTGACCGCGCTGGTCAATCCGGGGGTTGAGGCGCCGGATCAGCGCTGGTCGCGACGACTCGCGTGA
- a CDS encoding FCD domain-containing protein translates to MGFDQIRQRRLSDDIVERLEGMILEGTLRSGERLPAERTLAEQFGVSRPSLREAIQKLAAKGLLVSKQGGGNYVVESLGSTFSDPLLQLLESNPEAQRDLLEFRHTLEASCAYYAALRATDVDRERLTAAFEELQDCYSRHDEVSRAEEGAADAKFHLAIAEASHNAVLLHTIRGLFDLLKRNVVTNIGGMYKQRTETRDMLITQHRELYQSIIEGRAEQAREVSSRHILYVQEVLEEVRQEVQRVARAERRKGM, encoded by the coding sequence ATGGGGTTTGATCAGATACGTCAGCGCCGTTTGTCTGACGATATTGTCGAGCGGCTTGAGGGGATGATCCTCGAAGGGACATTGAGGTCCGGCGAGCGCCTGCCGGCCGAGCGCACATTGGCGGAGCAGTTCGGCGTGTCCCGGCCTTCGTTGCGTGAGGCAATCCAGAAACTGGCGGCCAAGGGGCTGTTGGTCAGCAAGCAGGGCGGCGGCAATTACGTGGTGGAAAGCCTGGGCTCGACCTTCAGTGATCCATTGCTGCAATTGCTGGAAAGCAATCCGGAGGCTCAGCGCGATCTGCTGGAGTTTCGCCACACACTGGAGGCATCGTGTGCCTATTACGCAGCATTGCGCGCCACCGATGTGGATCGCGAGCGGCTGACCGCGGCGTTCGAAGAACTACAGGATTGTTACTCGCGCCATGACGAAGTGAGTCGGGCGGAGGAGGGGGCGGCCGACGCGAAATTTCATCTGGCAATCGCCGAGGCCAGTCACAACGCAGTGTTGCTGCACACCATTCGCGGGTTGTTCGACCTGCTCAAGCGCAACGTGGTGACCAACATTGGCGGCATGTACAAGCAACGCACGGAAACTCGCGACATGCTGATCACTCAGCATCGGGAACTGTACCAGTCGATTATCGAAGGTCGTGCAGAGCAGGCGCGAGAGGTTTCCAGTCGACACATTCTGTATGTACAGGAAGTGCTGGAAGAGGTGCGTCAGGAAGTTCAGCGCGTGGCTCGGGCCGAGCGACGCAAGGGGATGTAG
- a CDS encoding (Fe-S)-binding protein, with product MSELFYNAVPNATRVAPPLPEPRQYPSEKPSRVYLFGTCVVDLFYPEAGMDAIHLLEREGIRVDYPQGQSCCGQPAYTSGYTEQARTVARSQLALFAGDFPVVVPSGSCAGMLREHYADLFKDEPETLKQVQALAARTYELAEFLLFVCKVQLKDSGEPVKVALHTSCSARREMNTHLHGRELLAQLSNVERVNHDHESECCGFGGTFSVRMPDISGAMVADKTRALKESGAHQVLSADCGCLMNINGSLEKQKEALRGQHLASFLWQRTGGAR from the coding sequence ATGAGCGAGCTTTTTTACAACGCTGTGCCCAACGCCACTCGCGTTGCACCGCCACTGCCCGAACCCCGGCAATACCCGAGCGAGAAACCGTCGCGGGTCTACCTGTTCGGCACCTGCGTGGTTGACCTGTTTTATCCCGAAGCCGGGATGGACGCGATCCACTTGCTGGAGCGCGAGGGCATTCGGGTCGACTACCCGCAAGGGCAGAGCTGCTGCGGACAACCGGCCTACACCTCGGGGTATACCGAGCAGGCACGGACGGTGGCGCGCTCGCAACTGGCGCTGTTTGCCGGCGATTTTCCGGTGGTAGTGCCGTCAGGCTCCTGCGCAGGAATGCTGCGCGAGCATTACGCCGACTTGTTCAAGGACGAGCCGGAAACGTTGAAACAGGTTCAGGCCCTCGCGGCTCGCACCTATGAGCTGGCCGAGTTCCTGCTGTTCGTCTGCAAGGTGCAGCTCAAGGACAGCGGCGAGCCGGTCAAAGTGGCGCTGCACACCTCGTGTTCGGCGCGACGGGAAATGAATACCCACCTGCACGGCCGCGAGTTGTTGGCGCAGTTGAGCAACGTGGAACGGGTCAATCACGACCATGAAAGCGAATGCTGTGGCTTCGGTGGGACATTCAGCGTCCGTATGCCAGACATTTCCGGCGCGATGGTGGCTGACAAGACCCGAGCGTTGAAGGAATCCGGCGCGCATCAGGTACTCAGTGCCGATTGCGGCTGCTTGATGAACATCAACGGCTCGCTGGAAAAACAGAAGGAAGCGCTGCGCGGGCAACACCTGGCGAGCTTCCTCTGGCAACGAACCGGAGGTGCCCGATGA
- a CDS encoding LutB/LldF family L-lactate oxidation iron-sulfur protein, with translation MSTSTIIPTVAVEEDFRTRAHNALGDQQLRNNFRTAMDSLMTKRAAAFSDAHEREHLRELGNAIRARALSKLPDLLEQLEQNLTRNGVTVHWAETVDEANGIVLSIIRAHEARQVIKGKSMVSEEMEMNHFLEARDIECLESDMGEYIVQLDHEKPSHIIMPAIHKNAGQVASLFHDKLGVEYTKDVDQLIQIGRRVLRQKFFEADIGVSGVNFAVAETGTLLLVENEGNGRMTTTVPPVHIAVTGIEKVVENLRDVVPLLSLLTRSALGIPITTYVNMISGPRKEHELDGPQEVHLVLLDNGRSQAFADSELRQTLNCIRCGACMNHCPVYTRVGGHTYGEVYPGPIGKIITPHMVGLAKVPDHPSASSLCGACGEVCPVKIPIPALLRRLREENVKAPDSPNQVMRGQGSKYSRKERFIWNAWAKLNSSPTLYRLFAFFATRLRALAPNNVGPWTQNHSAPKPAARSLHDMAREHLAKQGDR, from the coding sequence ATGAGCACTTCCACGATTATTCCTACGGTTGCCGTAGAAGAAGATTTCCGCACCCGGGCACACAACGCCCTGGGCGACCAGCAGTTGCGGAACAACTTCCGCACCGCGATGGATTCACTGATGACCAAGCGGGCAGCGGCTTTCAGCGATGCCCACGAAAGAGAACACCTGCGTGAACTGGGCAATGCGATCCGTGCCCGCGCGCTCTCCAAGTTGCCCGACCTGCTCGAGCAACTGGAACAGAACCTGACCCGCAACGGTGTGACAGTGCACTGGGCGGAAACGGTGGACGAGGCCAATGGCATCGTCCTTTCGATCATCCGCGCTCACGAGGCGCGGCAAGTGATCAAGGGCAAATCGATGGTCAGCGAAGAGATGGAGATGAACCATTTCCTCGAGGCTCGGGACATTGAATGTCTGGAGTCCGACATGGGGGAGTACATCGTCCAGCTCGACCACGAGAAGCCTTCTCACATAATCATGCCGGCAATCCACAAGAATGCCGGTCAGGTCGCGTCCTTGTTCCACGACAAACTTGGCGTGGAATACACCAAGGACGTTGACCAACTCATTCAGATCGGTCGCAGGGTCCTGCGGCAGAAATTCTTCGAAGCGGACATCGGCGTCTCCGGCGTCAACTTCGCCGTGGCCGAAACCGGCACCCTGCTGCTGGTGGAAAACGAAGGCAACGGGCGCATGACCACGACTGTGCCGCCGGTGCACATCGCCGTTACCGGTATCGAAAAAGTCGTGGAAAACCTGCGCGACGTGGTGCCGCTGCTGTCATTGCTGACCCGCTCGGCTCTGGGCATTCCGATCACCACCTACGTCAACATGATCTCCGGCCCGCGCAAGGAACACGAGCTCGACGGCCCGCAGGAAGTGCATCTGGTGCTGCTCGACAACGGTCGCAGCCAGGCATTTGCCGACAGCGAATTGCGCCAAACCCTGAATTGCATCCGCTGCGGCGCCTGCATGAACCATTGCCCGGTTTACACCCGCGTCGGCGGCCACACCTACGGCGAGGTTTACCCCGGCCCGATCGGCAAAATCATCACTCCGCACATGGTCGGCCTGGCGAAAGTCCCGGACCACCCGAGCGCTTCTTCGCTGTGCGGCGCCTGCGGTGAAGTGTGCCCGGTGAAGATTCCGATCCCGGCACTGCTGCGTCGCCTGCGCGAAGAAAACGTCAAAGCCCCCGACAGCCCTAATCAAGTGATGCGCGGCCAAGGCAGCAAGTATTCGCGCAAGGAACGCTTTATCTGGAACGCCTGGGCGAAGCTCAACAGCTCGCCGACTTTGTATCGCCTGTTTGCGTTTTTCGCCACGCGACTGCGTGCGCTGGCGCCAAACAACGTCGGCCCGTGGACGCAGAACCACAGCGCTCCAAAACCCGCCGCCCGCTCACTGCATGACATGGCTCGCGAGCATCTGGCCAAACAAGGAGACCGTTGA
- a CDS encoding FAD-binding and (Fe-S)-binding domain-containing protein codes for MTLPATFLRDAQQLIPAERRFDDPLSTLAFGTDASFYRLIPQLVIRVESEDEVVALLKLAQRDQVPVTFRAAGTSLSGQAISDSVLIVLGDNWNAREIRGQGTQIRLQPGVIGAQANAWLAPFGRKIGPDPASINACKIGGIVANNASGMCCGTAQNTYHTLAGIRLVLADGTRLDTEDAANVATFRASHGELLERLATLGRETRANAELAARIRHKYRLKNTTGLSLNALVDFDEPVDILSHLLVGSEGTLGFISAVTYDTVIDHPNKASALIVFPDVETCCNAVTVLKSQPVSAVELLDRRSLRSVQNKPGMPEFVQHLSNNACALLIESRAASSTLLQEQLAQIMASLGGFPVEKQVDFTEDPVENARLWAIRKDTFPAVGAVRKTGTTVIIEDVTFPVEQLASGVNRLIELFDKHHYDEAILFGHALEGNLHFVFTQGFNSPEEVARYQAFMDDVAQLVAVEFGGSLKAEHGTGRNMAPFVELEWGSDAYQLMWQLKRLLDPQGILNPDVVLSEDPQIHLKHLKPLPAADEIVDKCIECGFCEPVCPSKGLTLSPRQRIVIWRDIQAKKRAGIDTRELEEAYEYQGIETCAATGLCAQRCPVGINTGELVKKLRGRHATHTKTANWIEGNFATALQGARFTLHVANGARMLLGAPRLAKLSATLTRLSKGQVPQWSNAMPQPERAIRLSPTISDERPRVVYLAACVSRVMGPAAGDKEQMSLYDKTRGLLEKAGYQVVLPDNLDNLCCGQPFASKGYAEQAEHKRQELIGALLHASRGGLDPIYCDTSPCTLRLVQDVGNVRLDLYDPVRFIRTHLIDRLEFTPQEAPIAVHVTCSTQHLGESQALIDLARKCSKTVVIPEGIHCCGFAGDKGFTTPELNSHSLRTLKDAVQHCSEGISTSRTCEIGLTQHGGIDYHGLVYLVDRVTRAKTCETAI; via the coding sequence ATGACCTTACCGGCGACTTTCCTGCGCGATGCGCAGCAACTGATTCCGGCCGAACGGCGTTTCGACGATCCGCTGTCGACACTGGCCTTCGGCACCGATGCCAGCTTCTACCGACTGATTCCGCAACTGGTGATCCGCGTCGAGTCCGAAGATGAAGTGGTGGCGCTGCTGAAACTGGCCCAGCGCGATCAGGTCCCGGTGACCTTCCGCGCCGCCGGCACCAGCCTGTCAGGCCAGGCGATCAGCGACTCGGTGCTGATCGTGCTTGGGGATAACTGGAACGCGCGTGAGATCCGAGGGCAAGGCACGCAAATCCGCCTGCAACCGGGCGTGATCGGTGCTCAGGCCAACGCGTGGCTCGCGCCATTCGGGCGCAAGATCGGTCCGGACCCGGCCTCGATCAACGCCTGCAAAATCGGTGGCATCGTCGCCAACAACGCCAGCGGCATGTGCTGCGGCACCGCGCAAAACACCTACCATACGCTGGCCGGGATCCGTCTGGTATTGGCCGACGGAACCCGACTCGATACCGAAGACGCCGCCAACGTCGCGACGTTTCGCGCGAGCCACGGCGAGTTGCTGGAACGTTTGGCGACACTGGGCCGCGAGACCCGAGCCAATGCCGAACTGGCCGCGCGAATCCGCCACAAATACCGTCTGAAAAATACCACCGGCCTGTCGCTTAACGCCCTGGTGGATTTCGATGAGCCTGTGGATATCTTGAGCCACCTACTGGTCGGATCCGAAGGCACCCTCGGTTTTATCAGTGCGGTGACCTACGACACGGTGATCGACCACCCGAACAAGGCCTCGGCGCTGATCGTTTTCCCCGATGTGGAAACCTGCTGCAACGCCGTCACCGTGCTGAAAAGCCAACCGGTGTCCGCCGTGGAACTGCTCGACCGCCGCAGCCTGCGCTCGGTGCAGAACAAACCCGGCATGCCGGAATTCGTACAGCACCTGTCGAACAACGCCTGCGCGCTGCTGATCGAATCCCGCGCTGCCTCTTCCACTTTGCTGCAAGAGCAACTGGCGCAGATCATGGCCTCGCTCGGCGGATTCCCGGTGGAAAAGCAGGTCGACTTCACCGAGGACCCGGTCGAGAACGCCCGCCTCTGGGCGATCCGCAAGGACACCTTCCCCGCCGTCGGCGCCGTGCGCAAGACCGGCACTACAGTGATCATCGAAGACGTGACCTTCCCGGTGGAACAACTGGCCAGCGGCGTGAATCGCCTGATCGAGCTGTTCGACAAACATCACTACGACGAAGCGATCCTTTTCGGACACGCACTGGAAGGCAATCTGCACTTCGTCTTCACCCAAGGCTTCAACAGCCCGGAAGAAGTCGCACGCTATCAGGCGTTCATGGACGACGTGGCGCAACTGGTGGCCGTGGAGTTCGGCGGTTCGCTTAAGGCCGAACACGGCACGGGGCGCAACATGGCGCCGTTTGTCGAACTGGAATGGGGCAGCGATGCCTATCAATTGATGTGGCAACTCAAGCGCCTGCTCGACCCTCAGGGCATTCTCAATCCGGACGTGGTGCTCAGCGAAGATCCGCAGATCCACCTCAAGCACCTTAAACCGCTGCCAGCGGCCGATGAGATTGTGGATAAGTGCATCGAATGCGGTTTCTGTGAGCCGGTTTGCCCATCGAAGGGCCTGACCCTGAGCCCACGCCAGCGCATCGTGATCTGGCGAGATATTCAGGCGAAAAAACGGGCCGGCATCGACACCCGCGAACTTGAAGAAGCCTACGAGTACCAGGGCATCGAAACCTGCGCCGCGACCGGTTTGTGTGCGCAACGTTGCCCTGTAGGCATCAACACCGGCGAACTGGTGAAAAAGCTCCGCGGCCGTCACGCCACGCATACGAAAACCGCCAACTGGATCGAAGGAAATTTCGCCACCGCCCTGCAAGGGGCGCGCTTCACCCTGCACGTGGCCAATGGTGCGCGGATGTTGCTGGGTGCGCCGCGTCTGGCGAAGCTTTCGGCAACGCTGACGCGCTTGTCCAAAGGCCAGGTGCCGCAGTGGAGCAACGCGATGCCCCAGCCGGAAAGAGCCATTCGCCTCAGTCCGACAATCTCGGACGAACGCCCGCGCGTGGTGTATCTGGCGGCCTGCGTGTCGCGAGTGATGGGCCCCGCGGCGGGCGACAAGGAGCAGATGTCGCTGTACGACAAAACCCGTGGCCTGCTGGAAAAGGCCGGTTATCAAGTGGTGCTCCCGGACAATCTGGACAACCTCTGTTGTGGCCAGCCTTTCGCGTCCAAAGGCTATGCCGAACAGGCCGAGCACAAGCGTCAGGAACTGATCGGCGCCTTACTCCACGCCAGCCGAGGTGGGCTCGATCCGATCTATTGCGATACCAGCCCCTGCACATTGCGACTGGTGCAGGATGTGGGAAATGTTCGCCTTGATCTGTATGACCCTGTGCGTTTTATCCGTACGCATCTGATTGATCGGCTGGAATTCACCCCGCAGGAAGCACCGATTGCCGTTCATGTGACGTGTAGCACTCAGCATCTGGGGGAAAGCCAGGCGTTGATCGATCTGGCGCGCAAGTGCAGCAAAACCGTGGTCATTCCCGAGGGCATTCATTGCTGTGGTTTTGCCGGCGATAAAGGCTTCACCACACCGGAACTCAACAGCCATTCCCTGCGCACCCTCAAGGATGCGGTGCAGCATTGCAGCGAAGGGATTTCCACCAGTCGCACCTGTGAGATCGGTCTGACGCAACACGGCGGAATCGACTACCACGGTCTGGTCTATCTGGTGGATCGAGTGACCCGGGCCAAAACCTGCGAAACCGCCATCTGA